The following coding sequences lie in one Bacteroidales bacterium genomic window:
- a CDS encoding cysteine desulfurase, which yields MKIYLDYNATTPIDKEVAQTMQPYLYGYFGNPSSAHSFGKETKRAVENARVQVATAINCKPNEIIFTSGGTESNNYSIKGFAFANEHKGNHIITSTIEHPAVIEVCKYLGKRGFQISYIPVDEFGLLQLDELEKAITPKTILISVMHANNEIGTIQPISKIAEIARKFNIVFHTDAAQSLGKCAVDVKEMGVDLLSIAGHKLHAPKGIGALYIRNGLVLEKLIHGADHEQNKRAGTENVLEIVGLGKACEIAHCDLSKNMEHLKKMRDLLHNQLLNKLTEIKLNGHSQLRLPNTLNLSFKGLEANILLNELELKGIAASAGAACHTDSIKLSSVLTAIKLDTDFAMGTIRFSVGRQTTVAEINQASEIIVDIVKRLRSS from the coding sequence ATGAAAATATATCTTGACTATAATGCTACAACTCCTATCGACAAAGAAGTAGCGCAAACAATGCAACCCTATCTTTATGGCTATTTTGGTAACCCATCAAGTGCTCATAGTTTTGGAAAAGAAACAAAACGAGCTGTAGAAAACGCTCGGGTACAGGTTGCCACAGCAATTAATTGCAAACCTAATGAGATTATTTTTACCAGTGGAGGAACAGAATCGAATAATTATTCCATAAAAGGATTTGCATTCGCCAATGAGCATAAAGGAAATCATATTATAACATCTACCATTGAGCACCCTGCCGTAATTGAAGTATGCAAATACCTAGGGAAAAGAGGATTTCAAATCTCATATATTCCAGTTGATGAATTCGGATTGCTTCAGCTGGATGAGTTGGAAAAGGCGATTACTCCAAAAACTATTCTTATCTCCGTAATGCACGCCAACAACGAAATAGGAACTATTCAGCCAATCTCAAAAATTGCCGAAATTGCCCGTAAATTCAATATAGTATTCCATACCGATGCTGCACAATCGTTGGGAAAATGCGCTGTTGATGTAAAAGAAATGGGAGTTGACTTATTGTCCATTGCAGGTCATAAATTGCATGCACCTAAAGGCATTGGGGCTTTGTATATTAGGAATGGTTTGGTTTTAGAGAAACTTATCCATGGGGCTGATCATGAACAGAATAAGCGTGCAGGAACCGAGAATGTGCTTGAAATCGTAGGATTAGGCAAAGCTTGTGAAATTGCCCATTGCGATTTGAGCAAAAATATGGAGCATTTAAAGAAAATGAGGGATTTGCTCCATAACCAATTACTCAATAAACTCACAGAAATCAAGTTAAATGGTCATTCACAATTACGACTCCCCAACACATTAAACCTTAGCTTTAAAGGATTGGAGGCTAATATCCTTTTAAACGAATTGGAGCTAAAGGGAATTGCCGCTTCAGCGGGAGCCGCTTGCCATACCGACTCAATTAAACTTTCATCAGTATTAACAGCCATTAAGCTAGATACTGATTTTGCAATGGGAACCATTCGATTTTCCGTAGGACGACAAACTACGGTAGCCGAAATAAACCAAGCATCTGAAATAATTGTGGATATTGTAAAGCGATTAAGATCATCTTAA
- a CDS encoding PAS domain-containing protein, giving the protein MALEKHNKRDENLSILEFLEEAQMLIRGGFWYWDISKPAIEYSNQVFNHLGFKLKNSYTSIAKVFQLIHPNDRNLVEIAVKDLIDGKAESKEIEFRAKIEDGSWKAFLVRAAIASKDNNGKPKVIVGSIIDISHQKELLQKIELSERRLKKTQRIAHIGSWESKPLEGSDYWSKETYKIFGFKKGSVKPSIQLIAPYINSDDLLALNKKFDDIKRSTDRNLFNSIFRYIGPDQVEKNLQITVEVDRDIANNLVKWHGVVYDITTNIKYERKLKEDKENLMSLVKNLPAMVYAIDHNNSIVFWNKACENITGYKSKEIIGNENALKLLYPDTELRKKVKKQLGNTSSSLSTWEYRLTTKTGEQKDIAWTAFNDYVKVEGWNAVAIGYDLTPQKINERIQQDYQYKLEALAQTATDLIGLPISESIYHYVGTQLEKFCPTVIHVVVSFESEKNVINIEGIYGLDMKAWSNLLEILGWNPIGRRFHISEYALEFLTKHEPSRINKPLYELSDGQISSAAARSIEKFLRIRDIFINGFLKENICYGGVISIILENSIAIDLSIIEGIVNQASAALNRKDLENKLMLAKEKAEVSDKQKSAFLANMSHEIRTPMNAIIGFSQLLALPNLSDEKKNQFIEIINNKGNNLVKLINDIIDTSKVESGHLTIVFAPCNLNNLLKYLQKFYNKEKIFQKREEIDIKIVVPDGCDSLDLVTDEGRLEQILTNLIGNALKYTERGVIEFGYSLDNNQITFFVKDTGVGIDPQMQTMIFERFRQVEDVTDKRFGGTGLGLSISKGIVNLLGGSIWVESKLGVGTTFYFTLPLQIYQNVDINKELRVIEGKEHRPDWRNKVILIAEDEEVNYIFIKEILSLTGAIILWAKDGSQAVDLVNKIKKIDLVLMDIKMPVMNGYAASMEIRQINPKLPIIAQTAYAFIEDRQKAEAAGCNDYLTKPINKNELYTILEKYLGS; this is encoded by the coding sequence ATGGCTTTAGAGAAACATAATAAACGGGACGAGAATTTGTCGATACTTGAGTTTCTGGAAGAAGCTCAGATGCTTATTCGAGGTGGTTTTTGGTATTGGGATATTTCAAAACCTGCTATAGAATATAGCAATCAAGTATTTAACCACCTTGGCTTTAAACTAAAAAACTCTTACACATCAATCGCTAAAGTATTCCAACTTATTCATCCTAATGATAGGAACTTAGTTGAAATTGCAGTAAAAGATCTTATTGATGGCAAGGCCGAAAGCAAAGAAATTGAATTTAGAGCAAAGATTGAGGATGGTAGTTGGAAAGCGTTTTTAGTAAGAGCCGCAATAGCATCCAAGGATAATAATGGGAAGCCAAAAGTAATTGTTGGATCTATAATAGATATAAGCCACCAGAAAGAACTATTACAAAAAATAGAGTTAAGCGAAAGAAGGTTAAAAAAAACACAACGAATCGCTCATATAGGCAGTTGGGAAAGTAAACCATTGGAGGGTTCAGATTACTGGTCAAAGGAAACATATAAAATCTTCGGTTTTAAAAAAGGTTCAGTAAAACCTAGTATCCAATTAATTGCTCCATATATTAATTCGGATGATTTATTAGCCTTAAATAAAAAATTTGATGATATAAAAAGGTCAACTGACAGGAATCTTTTCAACTCCATTTTTAGGTATATAGGACCCGATCAGGTTGAGAAAAATTTGCAAATTACAGTTGAAGTTGATCGGGATATAGCAAATAATCTAGTTAAATGGCATGGGGTTGTATATGATATTACAACTAATATAAAATACGAAAGGAAGCTAAAAGAGGATAAAGAAAACTTAATGTCGTTGGTAAAGAACTTACCAGCAATGGTTTATGCTATTGATCATAATAACAGCATCGTATTTTGGAACAAAGCGTGTGAGAATATTACAGGCTATAAATCGAAAGAAATTATTGGAAATGAAAATGCACTCAAATTATTATACCCTGATACTGAGTTAAGAAAAAAGGTGAAGAAGCAGCTAGGAAACACTTCATCATCACTCTCAACTTGGGAATACCGTTTAACAACAAAGACTGGAGAGCAAAAAGATATTGCATGGACAGCTTTTAACGATTACGTTAAAGTTGAAGGTTGGAATGCTGTAGCAATAGGTTATGATTTAACCCCCCAGAAAATAAACGAGAGAATTCAGCAGGATTATCAGTATAAGTTAGAAGCATTAGCCCAAACTGCAACCGACCTAATTGGACTCCCAATTTCCGAAAGCATATATCATTATGTTGGAACTCAATTAGAAAAATTCTGCCCAACAGTAATTCATGTTGTGGTCTCCTTTGAATCCGAGAAAAATGTAATAAATATAGAAGGAATCTATGGGTTAGATATGAAAGCATGGTCTAACCTTCTTGAAATATTGGGTTGGAACCCTATTGGGCGAAGATTTCATATTTCAGAATATGCTTTGGAGTTTTTAACAAAACATGAACCATCAAGAATTAATAAGCCCCTTTACGAATTGTCTGATGGACAAATATCTTCTGCAGCAGCTCGAAGTATTGAAAAGTTCTTAAGGATTAGAGATATTTTTATTAATGGTTTTCTTAAGGAAAATATCTGTTATGGGGGAGTTATAAGTATAATATTAGAAAATTCAATAGCTATAGATCTATCCATAATAGAGGGAATTGTGAATCAGGCTTCAGCAGCTTTGAATCGTAAAGATCTAGAAAACAAGCTAATGTTAGCAAAAGAAAAAGCAGAAGTTTCTGATAAACAAAAATCTGCTTTCTTAGCAAATATGAGCCACGAGATCCGAACACCAATGAATGCAATAATCGGATTTTCTCAGCTTTTAGCCCTTCCAAACCTCTCCGATGAAAAGAAAAATCAGTTTATTGAGATTATTAATAATAAAGGGAACAATCTTGTTAAGTTAATCAACGATATTATTGATACCTCTAAAGTTGAATCAGGTCATCTAACTATTGTTTTTGCACCCTGCAATTTGAACAATCTATTAAAATATCTTCAGAAATTTTATAATAAAGAGAAGATATTTCAAAAGCGTGAGGAAATTGATATTAAAATAGTTGTACCTGATGGTTGCGATTCTCTTGACTTAGTTACCGATGAGGGTCGACTTGAGCAGATACTTACAAACTTAATTGGGAACGCATTAAAATATACCGAAAGGGGAGTTATAGAGTTTGGATATTCCTTAGATAACAACCAGATTACTTTTTTTGTAAAAGATACAGGCGTTGGAATCGATCCACAAATGCAAACCATGATATTTGAGCGTTTCCGTCAAGTTGAAGATGTAACTGATAAAAGATTTGGAGGAACTGGTTTAGGCTTATCAATATCAAAAGGGATTGTAAATTTACTAGGTGGTTCTATTTGGGTTGAATCAAAATTGGGTGTTGGAACAACATTTTACTTTACGTTACCACTTCAAATTTATCAAAATGTTGATATTAATAAGGAACTTCGAGTAATTGAAGGAAAAGAGCATCGCCCTGATTGGAGAAACAAAGTAATACTAATTGCGGAGGATGAAGAGGTTAATTACATTTTTATTAAGGAAATACTGAGCCTTACAGGAGCAATAATCCTTTGGGCAAAAGATGGCTCTCAAGCGGTTGATCTTGTAAATAAAATTAAAAAAATTGATCTAGTACTAATGGATATTAAAATGCCAGTCATGAATGGTTATGCGGCATCTATGGAAATTCGACAAATAAATCCAAAGTTGCCAATTATCGCCCAAACTGCTTACGCTTTTATTGAGGATCGTCAAAAGGCAGAAGCTGCGGGATGTAATGATTATCTAACAAAACCAATAAATAAAAATGAGCTTTACACAATTCTTGAAAAATATTTAGGCTCTTAA
- a CDS encoding GAF domain-containing protein, with translation MYKKFLGILLIISLGTSAFAKTNNNFVVANGILELGLNNVLESNTIKLQGNWEFYWNQLYEPKDFKDISQISKPEFVKVPKSWATYKINGQKLPCAGYATYRLIIHKKPDKDKKIYGLNISTIFTSYNLWVNGKLLTNVGKVGKTKESSEPAFKYQNIPFIMDPADGPTDTIEIIIQVSNFSHQRAGLHSPIYFSTYNNILTESRWMDILNLVIIGIIIIIGINYLTLYFFRKDDRSNLYFGITCLVMFLRNISTGDRIITYVFPNINWELLMKLDNFSGFGTIPLFGLFAYLLFKDDFPKIARDIFLYIGLIITLLVITTPAIVYGKIRIFFELYVLVFGLYIILRVLLVASIRKRKYALPTFLGMLILYSTAMNDVLSSMGIISTAYVAPYGLVTFMLIQSITINNKSANAINENEELSAQLTLEKGSLESRIEERTSELQLQHNELMKHQEKEQSLNWINVGIAQINEVVSKDKDNYKELCKNVLITLIQYLDAKIGALYVLNTDTSEEPYLEIISDYGLSKEQKSMSSIIPTNSGLIGATFTNNEVQLISNIPDNYLAINSGLGSAAPKSLLIAPMCFEKSVLGVIELASFKEIKPVELEYVTKVAYIVANNLNTVKMNEHNVLLIQQLKEHTGNMQQNEEETRQQLEELKTIEETLNARNIEIEKINAELNKKNKEFEEYKQMSGKSNS, from the coding sequence ATGTATAAAAAATTCTTAGGAATACTCCTCATTATTTCTTTAGGTACCAGTGCATTTGCAAAAACCAACAATAATTTTGTTGTAGCAAACGGTATTCTTGAACTTGGATTAAACAATGTTTTAGAAAGCAACACCATTAAACTTCAAGGTAACTGGGAATTTTATTGGAATCAACTTTATGAACCTAAAGACTTTAAAGACATAAGTCAGATTTCTAAACCTGAGTTTGTAAAAGTCCCTAAATCATGGGCTACATATAAAATAAACGGCCAAAAACTTCCTTGCGCTGGTTATGCTACATACCGATTAATTATTCATAAGAAGCCCGATAAGGATAAAAAAATATATGGTTTAAATATTTCAACAATTTTTACAAGTTATAACCTTTGGGTAAATGGTAAACTATTAACTAATGTTGGAAAGGTTGGAAAAACAAAAGAAAGCAGTGAACCTGCATTTAAATATCAAAATATACCATTTATAATGGACCCTGCCGATGGTCCAACCGATACTATTGAAATTATTATTCAGGTTTCGAACTTCTCCCATCAAAGAGCAGGGTTACATTCTCCAATCTATTTTAGCACTTATAATAATATTCTAACCGAAAGTCGGTGGATGGACATTCTAAATCTAGTCATAATCGGGATTATTATTATTATTGGGATTAACTACCTAACCCTATATTTCTTCAGAAAAGACGATCGCTCAAATTTATACTTTGGGATTACCTGTCTAGTTATGTTTCTAAGAAACATATCAACTGGTGATAGGATTATCACTTATGTCTTCCCAAATATCAATTGGGAACTTTTAATGAAACTTGATAATTTTTCAGGTTTTGGTACTATCCCTCTTTTTGGTCTATTTGCTTACCTATTATTTAAAGACGATTTTCCTAAAATCGCTAGAGATATATTTTTATACATAGGCTTAATAATAACGCTTCTAGTAATTACAACACCTGCAATTGTTTATGGCAAAATTCGAATTTTCTTTGAACTTTATGTTCTTGTTTTTGGTCTATACATAATTCTTCGCGTTTTACTAGTAGCTTCAATTCGAAAAAGAAAATACGCACTCCCAACTTTTCTAGGAATGTTAATTCTGTACTCAACTGCAATGAATGATGTATTGAGTAGTATGGGAATTATAAGCACTGCCTATGTGGCTCCTTATGGTTTAGTAACATTTATGCTAATACAATCTATTACAATTAATAATAAATCAGCGAATGCTATAAATGAAAATGAGGAACTAAGTGCTCAATTGACTCTTGAAAAAGGAAGTCTTGAAAGTAGAATTGAGGAAAGAACAAGTGAACTGCAATTGCAGCACAACGAACTCATGAAACATCAGGAAAAAGAGCAATCTCTTAATTGGATTAATGTGGGTATCGCACAAATAAATGAAGTAGTATCAAAAGATAAAGATAACTACAAGGAATTATGTAAGAATGTGCTTATTACATTGATTCAGTATTTAGATGCAAAAATTGGAGCTCTATACGTTTTAAATACTGATACATCTGAAGAACCTTACCTTGAGATTATATCAGATTATGGATTAAGCAAGGAACAAAAAAGCATGAGTTCGATAATACCAACAAATAGCGGTCTTATTGGTGCAACATTTACGAACAATGAGGTGCAACTAATTTCTAATATCCCTGATAATTATCTTGCTATTAACTCAGGATTGGGAAGTGCTGCTCCTAAGTCCCTCCTTATTGCTCCAATGTGTTTTGAAAAGAGTGTTCTTGGGGTAATTGAATTGGCCTCGTTTAAAGAAATTAAACCTGTAGAACTTGAGTATGTTACTAAAGTTGCATATATAGTTGCCAATAACCTGAATACTGTTAAGATGAATGAGCACAATGTTTTACTCATACAGCAGCTAAAGGAGCATACAGGAAACATGCAACAAAATGAGGAAGAAACTCGTCAGCAACTCGAAGAGCTAAAAACAATAGAAGAAACTTTAAATGCTCGAAATATTGAAATTGAGAAAATTAATGCCGAATTAAATAAAAAAAATAAGGAATTTGAAGAGTATAAACAAATGTCGGGTAAATCAAATTCCTAG
- a CDS encoding NAD(P)H-binding protein, which translates to MNKIIILGAGMVGKAMAIDLSKKHNVTSADIDKSSLEFLSKNYNIKTVVLDVNNDEDVKSAIKDFDLVISAVPGFLGLKTMTNVIKCNKNLVDISFLPEDVMHLNSLAKEHNVSVVMDCGVAPGMPNFIVGYHNESMKVESMEYMVGGLPKTRTFPFEYKAPFSPCDVIEEYTRPARYMENGHVVVKPAMSDTEFIDFPTVGTLEAFNSDGLRSLVYTLNNIPNMKEKTLRYPGHIKLIQAFKAAGFFSKQPVSFNGQSIVPFDFTTKLIFDAWKLGPEEPEFTVMRVIIQGIENGLRKEIIYDLFDEYDPKEKLSSMARTTGFTATATAEMILEGKFSDKGVFPPELVGKKPECFNYILKYLSERNIQYNKKERVIQ; encoded by the coding sequence ATGAACAAAATTATTATTCTAGGTGCCGGAATGGTAGGTAAAGCCATGGCAATTGATTTATCAAAAAAACATAATGTTACCTCTGCCGATATTGATAAATCTTCGCTTGAATTTCTTTCCAAAAATTATAATATCAAAACTGTTGTACTTGATGTAAATAATGACGAAGATGTAAAATCAGCTATTAAAGATTTTGACTTAGTAATTTCTGCGGTTCCAGGTTTTCTAGGCTTAAAAACCATGACTAATGTTATAAAGTGTAACAAAAATCTTGTTGATATATCCTTTTTACCCGAAGATGTAATGCACTTGAATAGCTTAGCAAAGGAGCATAATGTTTCGGTTGTAATGGATTGCGGTGTAGCACCGGGTATGCCTAATTTTATTGTGGGTTATCATAATGAATCGATGAAAGTTGAGAGTATGGAATATATGGTTGGGGGATTACCGAAAACTAGAACATTTCCCTTCGAATATAAAGCACCATTTTCACCTTGTGATGTAATAGAAGAATATACTAGGCCTGCTAGATATATGGAGAATGGGCATGTGGTGGTTAAACCCGCAATGAGCGATACTGAGTTTATTGATTTTCCTACTGTTGGAACACTAGAGGCCTTTAACTCTGATGGCCTTAGATCCCTTGTATATACGCTAAATAATATTCCAAATATGAAGGAGAAGACTTTACGTTATCCTGGACATATTAAACTGATTCAAGCATTTAAGGCAGCAGGTTTTTTTAGTAAGCAGCCAGTTAGTTTTAATGGACAATCGATTGTACCATTTGATTTTACAACCAAACTTATATTTGATGCATGGAAACTAGGGCCTGAAGAACCTGAATTCACTGTTATGAGGGTAATTATTCAGGGAATTGAAAATGGATTGCGAAAAGAGATAATTTATGATCTTTTTGATGAATATGATCCTAAGGAAAAGCTCTCTTCAATGGCACGGACAACTGGCTTTACAGCAACTGCCACTGCCGAGATGATACTCGAAGGAAAATTCTCTGATAAAGGGGTTTTTCCACCTGAACTAGTTGGTAAGAAGCCGGAATGTTTTAACTATATATTAAAGTATTTGAGTGAAAGGAATATTCAATACAATAAAAAGGAAAGAGTTATTCAATAA